The following are encoded together in the Thalassomonas haliotis genome:
- the ilvY gene encoding HTH-type transcriptional activator IlvY produces the protein MDIKSLQMFQHLANSLHFAQTAEAFHVSPSTLSRTIQRQEESLGTSLLHRDNRTVALTEAGEQFKSYVDQQLEQWQLLKLTLNQKQAELKGKLHIYCSVTAAYSHLPPLLDRFRQQHPLVEIMLTTGDASDALEQVQQKAVDFAIAARPDKLANRFYFHHLAHIPLVVIAPTIACSVQQMLQQPALNWSHIPIILPEHGPARSRFESWYRKKQLGKPNIYATVSGHEALVSMVALGCGVGITPEVVVDNSPVKDRVQYLPKAGVIEPFELGVCCLTQRRQQPLVKAFFDAIS, from the coding sequence ATGGATATAAAATCACTGCAAATGTTTCAGCATCTGGCCAACAGTTTGCATTTTGCGCAAACGGCCGAGGCCTTTCATGTCAGTCCGTCAACCCTGAGCCGGACGATACAGCGTCAGGAAGAATCACTGGGCACCAGCTTGCTGCACAGGGATAACCGGACCGTGGCCCTGACCGAGGCCGGAGAGCAATTTAAAAGCTATGTTGACCAGCAGTTGGAGCAGTGGCAGTTGCTTAAATTGACCCTGAACCAAAAACAGGCAGAGCTTAAAGGCAAGCTGCATATTTACTGCTCGGTGACCGCCGCCTACAGCCATTTACCTCCCTTGCTTGACCGTTTCCGTCAGCAACATCCGCTGGTGGAGATTATGCTGACCACAGGGGATGCTTCAGATGCCCTGGAGCAGGTACAGCAAAAGGCGGTGGACTTTGCCATTGCCGCCCGGCCGGATAAATTGGCCAACCGTTTTTATTTCCACCACCTGGCGCATATCCCTTTGGTGGTCATTGCCCCGACCATAGCCTGCAGCGTGCAGCAGATGTTGCAGCAGCCAGCTTTGAACTGGTCGCATATCCCGATTATTTTGCCCGAACATGGTCCGGCACGGTCGCGATTTGAGTCCTGGTACCGGAAAAAACAACTAGGCAAACCGAATATCTACGCCACGGTTTCCGGCCATGAGGCACTGGTAAGTATGGTGGCGCTGGGCTGCGGTGTCGGCATTACCCCGGAAGTGGTGGTGGATAACAGTCCGGTGAAAGACAGGGTGCAATACCTGCCCAAAGCCGGGGTGATTGAGCCGTTTGAGCTTGGGGTCTGTTGTTTAACCCAGAGGCGGCAACAACCGCTGGTTAAAGC
- the ilvC gene encoding ketol-acid reductoisomerase, translating into MANYFNTLSLREKLAQLGKCRFMKREEFADGCNFIKDWNIVIVGCGAQGLNQGLNMRDSGLNISYALREAAIAEKRQSWQWATENGFTVGTYEELIPQADLVLNLTPDKQHTSAVSAVMPLMKQGATLSYSHGFNIVEEGMQIRPDITVVMVAPKCPGTEVREEYKRGFGVPTLIAVHPENDPRGDGLAIAKAYASATGGDRAGVLESSFIAEVKSDLMGEQTILCGMLQTAAILGHKQLVAQGVDAGYARKLLQYGLETTTEGLKHGGITNMMDRLSNPAKIKAFDMSEELKVILRPLFEKHMDDIIEGEFSKTMMQDWANDDANLLKWRAETAETSFELAPDCDTEISEQEYYDKGIFVIAMIKSGVELAFEAMVAAGIIDESAYYESLHETPLIANCIARNKLYEMNVVISDTAEYGNYLFSHAAVPLLEDFAAKLTLEDLGEGISGSNGVDNIRLIEVNEAIRSHGVETIGKELRGYMTDMKRIVEAR; encoded by the coding sequence ATGGCCAATTACTTTAATACTTTAAGTTTACGAGAAAAATTAGCTCAGCTGGGCAAATGTCGTTTTATGAAACGCGAAGAATTTGCCGACGGTTGTAACTTTATCAAAGACTGGAACATAGTAATTGTCGGTTGCGGCGCCCAGGGATTAAACCAGGGCCTGAATATGCGCGACTCCGGATTAAATATTTCTTACGCCCTGCGTGAAGCCGCTATCGCCGAGAAACGCCAGTCTTGGCAATGGGCGACAGAAAACGGTTTTACCGTTGGCACCTACGAAGAGCTGATCCCGCAGGCAGACTTGGTACTGAACCTGACCCCGGATAAACAGCATACCTCTGCCGTCAGCGCAGTAATGCCGCTGATGAAACAAGGCGCCACCTTGTCCTATTCCCACGGTTTTAACATTGTTGAAGAAGGCATGCAGATCCGTCCGGACATCACAGTCGTGATGGTAGCACCTAAGTGTCCGGGTACCGAAGTACGGGAAGAATACAAACGTGGTTTTGGCGTACCAACCCTGATCGCAGTACACCCGGAAAACGATCCGCGCGGTGACGGCCTGGCCATTGCCAAGGCTTATGCCAGCGCTACCGGCGGCGACCGCGCCGGGGTATTGGAGTCTTCGTTTATCGCCGAAGTAAAATCCGACCTGATGGGCGAACAAACCATTTTATGCGGCATGTTGCAAACCGCCGCCATCCTGGGCCACAAGCAATTAGTCGCCCAAGGGGTCGATGCCGGTTATGCCCGTAAATTATTGCAATACGGCCTGGAAACCACCACCGAAGGCCTGAAGCACGGCGGCATCACCAACATGATGGACCGCTTGTCCAACCCGGCAAAAATCAAAGCATTTGATATGTCGGAAGAATTAAAAGTAATTTTACGTCCGTTATTTGAAAAGCATATGGACGACATCATCGAAGGCGAGTTTTCCAAAACCATGATGCAAGACTGGGCCAACGACGATGCCAACTTGTTGAAATGGCGCGCAGAAACGGCAGAAACCTCTTTTGAGCTGGCGCCGGATTGCGATACCGAAATCAGCGAGCAGGAATATTACGATAAAGGCATTTTCGTCATTGCCATGATCAAATCGGGTGTTGAACTTGCTTTTGAAGCTATGGTTGCCGCCGGCATCATCGACGAGTCAGCCTATTATGAGTCGTTACATGAAACTCCGCTGATCGCCAACTGTATTGCCCGCAACAAGCTGTACGAAATGAATGTTGTAATTTCCGATACCGCAGAATACGGCAACTACCTGTTCAGCCATGCCGCAGTACCTTTACTGGAAGACTTTGCCGCCAAGCTGACACTGGAAGATTTAGGAGAGGGCATCAGCGGCTCCAACGGCGTTGATAATATTCGCCTGATCGAAGTCAATGAAGCCATCCGCAGCCATGGTGTTGAAACCATAGGCAAGGAATTGCGCGGTTATATGACGGATATGAAACGTATCGTCGAAGCCCGGTAA
- a CDS encoding glutamate-5-semialdehyde dehydrogenase, whose protein sequence is MTENKNFDIAVAAGQAKAASRVVAQLTSAEKNALLTDIAAAIVADTGFILKENEKDISAGKAKGLSSAMLDRLLLTEQRVVDIAEAIREIVTLTDPVGDIGNLALRPNGMQVGKMAIPLGVIAMIYEARPNVTAEAAALCIKSGNAVILRGGSEAIHSNLALAQCLHKVLQQRGIHQDIVTVIPDTSRGVIEDLLKQSQSIDLVIPRGGEGLIRYVTENSRIPVIQHFKGVCHLFIDKYADINKGLAILVNGKTQKPSACNALETLLVHQGIAGEFLPLAAKALAPARVKIHACELSRGYFADAELATDDDYHAEYLAQEIAVKVIDSFDAAIGHINEFTSDHTEVIVSQDYSRAQQFIKRINSSVVMINASSRFSDGGQLGLGSEIGISTSKLHAYGPMGLEALTTEKFVVFGDGQIRE, encoded by the coding sequence ATGACTGAAAATAAAAACTTTGATATTGCAGTGGCGGCCGGACAGGCAAAAGCCGCGAGCCGGGTGGTGGCTCAGTTAACAAGCGCTGAAAAAAATGCCCTGTTAACGGATATTGCCGCAGCCATAGTAGCTGATACCGGGTTTATTTTAAAAGAAAATGAAAAAGACATCAGTGCCGGTAAGGCAAAAGGCTTAAGTTCAGCCATGCTCGACCGGTTATTGCTGACGGAGCAAAGGGTGGTGGATATTGCCGAGGCTATCCGGGAAATTGTCACCCTCACCGATCCCGTCGGGGATATCGGTAATTTAGCCTTGCGTCCCAACGGCATGCAGGTGGGCAAGATGGCGATCCCGCTTGGGGTTATTGCCATGATTTATGAAGCCCGTCCCAATGTTACCGCCGAAGCGGCAGCCCTGTGCATCAAATCCGGCAATGCCGTCATTTTACGCGGCGGCTCCGAGGCTATCCACAGTAATCTGGCCCTGGCCCAATGCCTTCATAAAGTGCTGCAACAACGTGGTATTCATCAGGATATCGTCACTGTGATCCCGGATACCAGCCGCGGGGTAATCGAAGACTTATTAAAACAGTCGCAAAGTATCGACCTGGTGATCCCCCGCGGCGGCGAAGGCTTGATTCGCTATGTCACTGAAAACAGCCGCATCCCGGTTATCCAGCACTTTAAAGGGGTCTGTCATTTATTTATTGATAAATATGCGGATATTAACAAAGGCTTAGCTATTTTAGTTAATGGTAAAACCCAGAAGCCCAGTGCCTGTAACGCCCTGGAAACCCTGTTAGTGCATCAGGGTATTGCCGGGGAATTTTTGCCGCTGGCGGCCAAGGCATTGGCACCGGCCCGGGTGAAAATCCATGCCTGCGAGCTGAGCCGGGGTTATTTTGCGGATGCCGAATTGGCGACAGATGACGATTATCATGCCGAATACCTGGCGCAGGAAATAGCGGTTAAGGTGATAGACAGCTTTGATGCTGCCATAGGCCATATCAATGAATTTACCTCGGATCATACCGAAGTGATTGTCAGCCAGGATTACAGCCGGGCACAACAGTTTATTAAACGTATCAACTCTTCCGTGGTGATGATCAATGCTTCGTCGCGTTTTTCCGACGGCGGCCAGCTGGGGCTGGGATCTGAGATCGGCATTTCCACCAGTAAGTTACATGCCTATGGCCCTATGGGGCTTGAAGCGTTAACCACAGAGAAATTTGTGGTTTTCGGTGACGGCCAGATCCGGGAATAA
- the proB gene encoding glutamate 5-kinase: MNFNRVVIKVGSALVAPDAKGCSGKYLLAIARFITQCHLAGKEVILVSSGSVAAGRKLIQHGSPVPSIPTKQAMAAVGQMQMMANWQRFFDVPCSQLLITHGDLKDRQRYINIKNTLRILLENHVIPVVNENDTVATDELKVGDNDNLAALVALVSEADRLLILSDVDGVFDKDPRSHDDAKMLPEIAEITPEIYAMAAGTKNHLATGGMQTKIQAAEKAVENGIDTYIVNGTNSEVFERLLKGQNPGTHFIARQGVTKARKHWLKHTLKSDGQVLVDLGAVNAVSEKGASLLPSGILGVRGEFVAGASLEIVNADGGEVIAKGICQYSHRDLQQIKGQKSDQIYHLLGFCPSKVVIHRDDMVVLTKTISNNGKTVKTGREDD, translated from the coding sequence ATGAATTTTAACCGTGTGGTGATTAAAGTCGGCAGTGCCCTGGTTGCGCCGGATGCCAAAGGGTGTAGCGGTAAATATTTACTGGCAATTGCCCGGTTTATTACCCAGTGCCACCTGGCTGGTAAAGAAGTGATTTTAGTGTCATCCGGCAGTGTTGCCGCCGGACGTAAGTTGATCCAGCACGGCTCCCCCGTTCCCTCAATCCCCACCAAGCAGGCTATGGCGGCCGTCGGCCAGATGCAGATGATGGCCAACTGGCAAAGGTTTTTCGATGTGCCCTGCAGCCAGTTGCTGATCACCCATGGCGATTTAAAAGACAGGCAAAGGTATATCAATATCAAAAATACCCTGCGTATCTTACTGGAAAATCATGTTATTCCTGTGGTTAATGAAAATGATACCGTAGCCACGGATGAGCTTAAGGTCGGGGATAACGATAACCTGGCGGCACTGGTGGCTTTAGTCAGCGAAGCCGATCGCCTGTTGATTTTAAGCGATGTCGACGGGGTTTTCGATAAAGATCCCCGCAGCCATGATGATGCGAAAATGTTGCCGGAAATTGCTGAGATCACTCCAGAGATTTATGCCATGGCCGCGGGCACCAAAAACCACCTGGCTACCGGCGGTATGCAAACCAAAATACAGGCGGCGGAAAAAGCCGTGGAAAACGGTATCGATACTTATATTGTCAACGGCACCAACAGTGAAGTGTTTGAGCGCTTGTTAAAAGGGCAAAATCCCGGTACGCACTTTATTGCCCGCCAGGGGGTAACAAAAGCCAGGAAACACTGGCTCAAACATACTTTAAAAAGTGATGGCCAGGTTTTAGTGGATTTGGGAGCGGTCAATGCGGTCTCCGAGAAAGGCGCGTCATTATTGCCTTCCGGTATTTTAGGCGTGCGCGGAGAGTTTGTCGCCGGGGCATCGCTGGAAATCGTCAATGCCGATGGCGGCGAAGTGATCGCCAAAGGGATTTGTCAGTATAGCCACAGAGACCTACAACAGATCAAGGGCCAAAAAAGCGATCAAATTTATCACTTGCTGGGTTTTTGCCCGAGTAAGGTGGTGATACACAGGGACGATATGGTGGTGCTGACAAAAACGATATCTAACAATGGCAAAACGGTAAAAACGGGCAGAGAAGATGACTGA
- a CDS encoding acyltransferase, translated as MLNFLPGPIKATFAFLLYLVNTLFWLCPIIIFSFLKALIPLQLWQKIFSYLLDQMASNWVLVNSFNQNLFSKVEFEVTGSESLTMQDWYLVLSNHQSWVDILVLQRQLHGKIPFLKFFLKKELIYVPFLGLAWWALDFPFMKRYSQSFLKKHPELKGKDIETTRKACEKFKHKPVSVMNFIEGTRYTPAKHNKQQSKFQHLLRPKAGGIAFVLEAMGQHLTKIVNVTIHYPEGIPSFLDFISGRVNKVVVAIDIIPIEASMIGDYYNDKKFKISFQKWVNQLWLEKDETLKAMHQQHTENCRSQERLSKENPAS; from the coding sequence ATGTTAAATTTTCTTCCCGGCCCGATAAAAGCAACATTTGCTTTTCTGCTTTACCTGGTAAACACCTTATTCTGGTTATGCCCGATCATAATTTTCTCATTTCTTAAGGCGCTGATCCCGCTGCAGTTATGGCAGAAAATTTTCAGCTATTTGCTCGACCAGATGGCCAGTAACTGGGTTCTGGTTAATAGCTTTAACCAAAACCTGTTCAGCAAAGTCGAATTTGAGGTAACCGGCAGTGAAAGCCTGACGATGCAGGACTGGTACCTGGTACTGAGCAATCACCAAAGCTGGGTTGATATCTTAGTGCTGCAACGCCAGTTACACGGCAAAATCCCGTTCCTGAAGTTTTTCCTGAAAAAAGAACTTATCTATGTGCCGTTTTTAGGTTTGGCCTGGTGGGCGCTGGACTTCCCTTTTATGAAACGCTACAGCCAAAGCTTTTTAAAGAAACACCCCGAGCTTAAAGGTAAAGATATAGAAACCACCCGCAAGGCCTGTGAAAAATTCAAGCACAAGCCGGTCAGTGTGATGAACTTTATCGAAGGCACCCGCTACACCCCGGCCAAACACAACAAACAGCAATCCAAATTCCAGCACCTGCTAAGACCTAAAGCCGGCGGCATTGCCTTTGTGCTCGAAGCCATGGGCCAGCACCTGACAAAAATCGTCAACGTCACTATCCATTATCCCGAGGGCATCCCCAGCTTTTTAGACTTTATTTCCGGCAGGGTCAATAAAGTTGTCGTCGCCATAGACATTATTCCCATCGAAGCCTCGATGATCGGCGATTACTATAACGACAAAAAATTTAAAATCAGTTTCCAAAAATGGGTAAATCAGCTTTGGCTGGAAAAAGATGAGACTTTAAAGGCAATGCATCAACAGCACACGGAAAATTGCCGGTCACAAGAAAGGCTTTCGAAGGAAAACCCTGCAAGTTAA
- a CDS encoding mechanosensitive ion channel family protein, with protein sequence MHQVLTMWLADNGVSPAYLEISALLAGTGLILLISAIAYYLARHQVLVLVHKLVIGTRNDWDDLLIEHQVFSRTALLVPFLLLLFLTPVFLSPEDFYSHFLQVMAKCAISLQVAFCISALLNVIKALYLRSSRERYLPFNATIQVLKLIVYLVAVILAISFILERSPLYLLSGLGALTAVLLLIFQDTIKGLVASIQISANRMVAPGDWIEVPQFGADGDVLEIGLITVKVKNFDKTITTIPTYALTSGSFKNWRDMYQSGGRRIKRAIRIDISSIDFCSRQQIDGFNDIVLLKEYLAEKRQQLLLSNQAAGIAQEDKINSRQLTNIGTFRAYIEAYLKQHPQVHPQMTCMVRQLPAEGTGLPLELYFFSKEQAWVSYEGIQADIFDHLYAMAPYFGLRIFQHPGGFDWQQDKPAFPGGK encoded by the coding sequence ATGCATCAAGTATTAACAATGTGGCTGGCAGATAATGGCGTCAGCCCCGCCTACCTAGAGATCAGTGCCCTGCTTGCCGGCACTGGCCTTATTCTGCTGATCTCGGCCATAGCCTACTACCTGGCCAGGCACCAGGTATTGGTGCTGGTGCACAAACTGGTGATCGGCACCCGCAACGACTGGGATGACCTGCTGATCGAACATCAGGTCTTCTCCCGTACCGCCCTGCTGGTGCCTTTTTTATTGCTGCTTTTTCTGACCCCGGTTTTCCTGTCGCCGGAAGATTTCTATAGCCATTTTTTGCAGGTGATGGCCAAATGTGCCATCAGCCTCCAGGTCGCTTTTTGTATCAGCGCCCTACTCAATGTCATCAAAGCCTTGTATCTGCGCAGCTCCCGGGAACGTTACCTGCCGTTTAATGCCACCATACAGGTGCTTAAACTTATCGTTTACCTGGTGGCGGTCATTCTGGCCATTTCCTTTATTCTCGAACGCTCCCCCCTGTACCTGCTCAGCGGTCTGGGGGCATTAACCGCGGTATTGCTGCTGATTTTCCAGGATACCATTAAAGGCCTGGTGGCGAGCATACAAATATCGGCAAACCGTATGGTGGCGCCCGGCGACTGGATAGAAGTGCCGCAATTCGGCGCCGACGGCGATGTACTGGAGATAGGCCTGATCACGGTAAAGGTAAAGAACTTTGACAAGACCATCACCACCATCCCTACGTACGCCTTAACCAGCGGCTCCTTTAAAAATTGGCGCGATATGTACCAATCCGGCGGACGACGCATCAAGCGTGCCATCCGGATTGATATTTCCAGCATAGATTTTTGCAGCCGGCAGCAAATTGACGGCTTCAATGATATTGTGCTGCTTAAAGAATATTTGGCAGAAAAACGCCAGCAGCTCTTACTCAGCAACCAGGCTGCCGGAATAGCTCAAGAAGACAAAATCAACAGCCGCCAACTCACCAATATCGGCACCTTCCGCGCCTATATCGAGGCTTACCTGAAACAACACCCTCAGGTACACCCGCAGATGACCTGCATGGTACGCCAGCTGCCCGCCGAAGGCACAGGGTTACCGCTGGAATTATATTTTTTCAGCAAAGAACAGGCCTGGGTCAGCTACGAAGGCATCCAGGCGGATATCTTTGATCATTTATATGCCATGGCGCCTTATTTTGGTTTACGTATCTTCCAGCATCCGGGCGGCTTTGACTGGCAGCAGGACAAACCGGCTTTCCCGGGAGGAAAATAA
- the tesB gene encoding acyl-CoA thioesterase II produces the protein MSQVLDDLLALLKLEVIEQGWYRGQSQDLGFRALFGGQVMGQALSAAQETVSADRFVHSLHSYFLRPGDAKKPVLYEVENIRDGASFSTRRVKAIQNGKAIFYMTASFQLSEAGFDHQDVMPQVPGPEGLASYGDFIHQHQLAIPEPIRDLFLAEKPIEIRPVHPYNWLKPEKADSSSPVWIKTSGPMPDDLRIHTYMLAYASDFHFLPTALFPHGVSHWQPNFQIATIDHAMWFHRPFRFDDWLLYDMQSPSASNGRGLVKGQIFNRQGELVASTMQEGVIRQR, from the coding sequence ATGAGTCAGGTATTAGATGATTTACTGGCATTGTTAAAACTGGAAGTCATAGAGCAGGGATGGTATCGCGGCCAAAGCCAGGATTTGGGGTTTCGCGCCTTGTTTGGCGGCCAGGTCATGGGACAGGCACTGTCGGCGGCCCAGGAAACGGTGAGCGCCGATCGTTTCGTGCATTCCCTGCATTCGTATTTCCTGCGTCCGGGAGATGCAAAAAAACCTGTGCTTTATGAGGTTGAAAACATCCGCGACGGCGCCAGTTTCAGCACCCGCCGGGTAAAGGCTATTCAAAACGGTAAAGCCATTTTTTACATGACGGCTTCCTTCCAGCTAAGCGAAGCTGGTTTTGACCATCAGGATGTGATGCCCCAGGTGCCGGGCCCCGAAGGTCTTGCTTCTTACGGTGATTTTATTCACCAGCATCAGCTGGCGATCCCTGAGCCGATTCGTGACTTGTTTTTAGCAGAGAAACCGATAGAAATCAGGCCGGTACACCCCTATAACTGGTTAAAGCCGGAAAAAGCCGACAGCAGTTCGCCGGTATGGATTAAAACCAGCGGCCCCATGCCGGATGACCTGCGCATCCATACCTATATGCTGGCCTATGCTTCCGATTTTCATTTTTTACCCACCGCCTTGTTTCCCCACGGAGTCAGCCACTGGCAGCCTAATTTCCAGATTGCCACCATAGATCATGCCATGTGGTTCCATCGTCCGTTCCGGTTCGATGACTGGCTGCTGTATGATATGCAAAGCCCGTCGGCCAGCAACGGCCGCGGTTTGGTGAAAGGGCAAATTTTTAACCGCCAGGGAGAGTTGGTGGCGTCTACCATGCAGGAGGGGGTGATCCGCCAGCGTTAA
- a CDS encoding diguanylate cyclase domain-containing protein, translating into MKHHDSIKQANQKMSRAIAQLKQWQLPATPVNYAVGYEYVDGKNAPMITAIKRRLTRHKRLDAFFIDDTYRQYILGQSKFREEIVTDLDNLASDLSQNCQRSCASTSRFLDDLENGVAEISSGDQAKSARALKQLLKSATLLKQQQRQLLKTLKKSQQQSALLLDELEEVRQEVYLDPLTGLFNTKAMAQHLELWFKEVPDRKIAAIAINIDHFFQFSDNFGPLISDVILSKIATKISSYVDKSGLPVRSGGDEFVILLPDINSSVANEIAEKIRQGIEKLRFISSQTGTRLPKTTISLGISEMTAPEPVQQVLMRSRKAVAKAQKDGRNRVATTQDN; encoded by the coding sequence GTGAAACACCATGATTCCATAAAACAAGCGAATCAGAAAATGAGCCGGGCCATCGCACAACTTAAGCAATGGCAGCTGCCCGCCACACCGGTTAATTATGCCGTCGGTTATGAATATGTCGACGGCAAAAACGCCCCTATGATCACCGCAATAAAACGCCGGCTTACCCGGCATAAACGCCTTGATGCTTTTTTTATCGACGACACCTACCGCCAATATATTCTCGGGCAGAGCAAATTCCGCGAGGAAATCGTCACAGATCTGGACAATCTCGCCAGCGATCTCAGTCAAAACTGCCAGCGCTCCTGTGCCAGTACCAGCCGTTTCCTCGACGACCTGGAAAACGGGGTAGCAGAAATAAGCTCAGGCGACCAGGCCAAATCAGCCCGGGCGCTGAAGCAGCTGCTTAAAAGCGCAACCTTGTTAAAACAGCAACAGCGTCAGCTGCTCAAAACCCTGAAAAAGTCCCAGCAACAAAGCGCGCTTTTACTGGACGAACTTGAGGAAGTACGTCAGGAAGTTTATCTGGACCCCTTAACCGGCCTGTTTAATACCAAAGCCATGGCCCAACACCTGGAGCTGTGGTTTAAAGAAGTTCCCGACCGGAAAATAGCGGCAATCGCCATTAATATCGATCACTTCTTCCAGTTCAGCGATAATTTCGGCCCGCTGATCAGCGATGTAATACTGTCAAAGATAGCAACAAAAATAAGTAGTTATGTTGACAAGAGCGGCTTGCCCGTGCGCAGCGGCGGCGATGAATTTGTGATCTTGTTGCCGGATATCAACAGTAGCGTTGCCAATGAAATCGCCGAAAAAATCAGACAGGGGATCGAGAAGTTACGTTTTATCAGCAGCCAAACCGGCACCCGGCTACCGAAAACCACGATTTCCCTGGGGATCAGTGAAATGACCGCCCCCGAACCGGTACAGCAAGTATTGATGCGTAGCCGCAAGGCCGTTGCCAAGGCACAAAAAGACGGCCGCAACCGGGTAGCCACGACCCAGGATAATTAA
- a CDS encoding protein adenylyltransferase SelO, with amino-acid sequence MKFSNRYSQLDNAFYQRVTPARVSRPKLLLWNQDLADQLLLTEDFCRDRALLAQYFSGNRIPDGAEPIALAYAGHQFGNFNPQLGDGRAHLLGEILSNSGQRYDIQLKGSGQTRFSRQGDGKCAIGPAVREYIMSEAMYALGVPSSRCLAVTATGDLVYRETAKPGAVVTRVAASHIRVGTFEYFAARGDLDSLKTLTGFAINRHFPEIGLNPELTPSQKVLKFLNAVIDKQLTLIVNWLRVGFIHGVMNTDNTAISGETIDFGPCAMMGIYHPGTVFSAIDTRGRYAFGNQSAIGQWNMARLAEALLPLIDEVPEKAVALAEPLIRQYGRDFELAYQLMLANKLGMASLPEQADEPAGSLATNLLALMQEQELDYTQTFARLTLSLENPQEAEKLSQELSPWYDKWRALLADEGIEAETAKSLMAQNNPRVIPRNHHVEAILAEYEQSGDSREIEDFLKVVRSPYRLLPQTPKFQDLPADGDRHYRTFCGT; translated from the coding sequence ATGAAATTTTCCAATCGCTACAGCCAGCTCGATAATGCCTTCTACCAGCGTGTTACCCCTGCCAGGGTCTCCCGGCCAAAGTTATTGCTGTGGAACCAGGATCTGGCAGACCAGCTATTGCTGACGGAGGATTTTTGCCGGGACCGGGCTTTATTGGCCCAGTACTTCTCCGGCAACCGTATTCCCGATGGTGCAGAGCCGATAGCCCTGGCTTATGCCGGCCACCAGTTCGGCAATTTTAATCCCCAGCTGGGGGATGGCCGGGCACATTTGCTCGGTGAAATCCTCAGCAATAGCGGACAGCGCTATGATATCCAACTCAAGGGCTCGGGCCAGACACGTTTTTCCCGCCAGGGTGACGGCAAGTGCGCCATAGGCCCGGCAGTGCGTGAATATATTATGAGTGAAGCCATGTACGCCCTGGGTGTCCCCAGCTCCCGCTGCCTGGCGGTGACGGCAACCGGCGACTTGGTTTACCGTGAAACGGCAAAGCCGGGAGCTGTCGTTACCCGGGTAGCCGCCAGCCATATCCGGGTCGGTACCTTTGAATATTTTGCCGCCCGGGGAGATCTCGACTCGCTGAAAACTTTAACCGGTTTTGCCATTAACCGCCATTTTCCCGAGATAGGCCTTAACCCCGAGCTGACGCCCAGCCAAAAAGTGCTGAAATTTCTTAATGCGGTGATCGATAAGCAGCTCACCTTGATCGTCAACTGGCTCAGGGTCGGCTTTATTCACGGGGTTATGAATACCGACAATACCGCCATTTCCGGGGAAACCATAGATTTTGGCCCCTGCGCCATGATGGGTATTTATCATCCGGGCACGGTATTCAGCGCTATCGATACCCGGGGCCGCTATGCCTTTGGCAACCAATCGGCTATCGGCCAGTGGAATATGGCTCGACTGGCGGAAGCCCTGCTGCCCCTGATAGATGAAGTTCCGGAGAAAGCCGTTGCTTTGGCAGAACCCCTGATCCGGCAATATGGCCGGGATTTCGAGCTGGCATACCAGCTGATGTTAGCCAACAAACTGGGTATGGCAAGCCTGCCCGAACAAGCAGATGAACCGGCCGGCTCATTAGCCACAAACTTGTTGGCCCTGATGCAGGAACAGGAATTGGATTATACCCAAACCTTTGCCCGACTGACCCTGTCGCTGGAAAATCCTCAAGAGGCAGAAAAACTCAGCCAGGAACTGAGTCCCTGGTACGACAAATGGCGTGCTTTGCTGGCCGATGAAGGCATAGAGGCTGAGACAGCCAAATCCTTAATGGCGCAGAATAATCCCCGGGTGATCCCGAGAAATCATCATGTCGAGGCCATTTTGGCAGAATACGAACAAAGCGGAGACAGCCGGGAAATTGAGGATTTTCTCAAGGTAGTACGCTCTCCCTACCGGCTATTGCCGCAAACCCCGAAGTTTCAGGATTTGCCCGCCGACGGCGATCGCCACTACCGGACTTTTTGCGGCACCTGA
- a CDS encoding c-type cytochrome, with the protein MKKLTLAVTAMVMMTAPAFAGGDAAKGKAKAAMCAACHGAAGISAIPMYPNLAGQKEAYLAKQLKDFKSGARKDPVMAPMAMPLSDDDIANLSAYFAGLK; encoded by the coding sequence ATGAAAAAACTTACTCTTGCCGTAACGGCAATGGTTATGATGACAGCTCCGGCTTTTGCCGGTGGTGATGCAGCCAAAGGTAAAGCTAAAGCTGCTATGTGTGCGGCATGTCATGGCGCAGCCGGTATTTCAGCTATCCCTATGTATCCTAACTTGGCCGGTCAAAAAGAAGCTTATTTGGCCAAGCAGCTGAAAGACTTCAAAAGCGGCGCCCGTAAAGATCCGGTAATGGCGCCTATGGCCATGCCGTTAAGTGATGATGACATCGCTAACCTTTCGGCTTATTTTGCCGGCTTAAAATAA